From Streptomyces sp. NBC_00775, one genomic window encodes:
- the sodN gene encoding superoxide dismutase, Ni, whose product MLSRLFAPKVKVSAHCDLPCGVYDPAQARIEAESVKAVQEKMAGNDDPHFQARATVIKEQRAELAKHHVSVLWSDYFKPPHFEKYPELHQLVNDALKALSAAKASTDPATGQKALDYIAQIDKIFWETKKA is encoded by the coding sequence ATGCTCTCCCGCCTGTTTGCCCCCAAGGTCAAGGTCAGCGCACACTGCGACCTGCCCTGCGGTGTGTACGACCCGGCCCAGGCCCGCATCGAGGCGGAGTCGGTGAAGGCCGTCCAGGAAAAGATGGCCGGCAACGACGACCCGCACTTCCAGGCTCGCGCCACGGTCATCAAGGAGCAGCGCGCCGAGCTCGCCAAGCACCACGTCTCGGTGCTCTGGAGCGACTACTTCAAGCCCCCGCACTTCGAGAAGTACCCGGAGCTGCACCAGCTGGTCAACGACGCCCTGAAGGCCCTCTCGGCCGCCAAGGCGTCCACGGACCCGGCGACGGGCCAGAAGGCGCTGGACTACATCGCCCAGATCGACAAGATCTTCTGGGAGACCAAGAAGGCCTGA
- a CDS encoding MFS transporter: MRARLGHGFGWLWSAYAVSTYGTWIAFGAFPLIAVRVLHSPAFAVSLLEAAGLAVAAMVAFSLGPWVEHRAKRPVMIAMDLIRFAAMASVPIAYVLGLLSYGQLLVVSVISGTAGIAFSAASGAYLKYLVRSDHLLVANGRFEGTSWVATAAGPPLGGALIGLLGPVVTVMADALSYLLSALGVLRIRGGDVAAPRDRATRLRGADLLGGWRFILRDRALRRLFLNSILVSGLIMATAPLLSVLLLGQYHFPAWQYGLAFGIPALGGFVGARLSARLVTRYGRHRVMIVSGWLRSLFPLGLAFVRPGIPGLLTVIIVEGLLITSMGVFNPIYATERLRRTPADHTARVLSTWSAISKLLQAALMVIWGILATLTSPLAAITMSGVLLLATPLLLPKRIHLANKTAPGPSWTPSSAACGPGAGR, translated from the coding sequence TCGGTTGGCTGTGGTCGGCCTACGCCGTCAGTACCTATGGCACATGGATCGCCTTCGGCGCGTTCCCGCTGATCGCCGTTCGAGTGCTGCACTCGCCGGCGTTCGCCGTGTCGCTCCTGGAGGCGGCCGGGCTCGCCGTCGCGGCGATGGTCGCGTTCTCGCTCGGGCCGTGGGTCGAGCACCGGGCCAAGCGTCCGGTGATGATCGCGATGGACCTGATCCGGTTCGCCGCGATGGCGAGTGTCCCGATCGCGTACGTCCTCGGCTTGCTCTCCTACGGCCAACTGCTGGTCGTCTCGGTCATCTCCGGGACCGCGGGCATCGCCTTCAGTGCCGCGTCCGGCGCGTATCTGAAGTATCTCGTCCGCAGCGACCACCTCCTTGTGGCGAACGGGAGATTCGAGGGCACGAGCTGGGTGGCGACCGCGGCGGGCCCGCCCCTCGGCGGTGCACTCATCGGGTTGCTCGGCCCGGTCGTCACGGTCATGGCCGACGCCCTCAGCTACCTGCTGTCCGCGCTCGGGGTCCTCCGCATCCGCGGGGGCGATGTCGCGGCACCCCGCGACCGGGCCACCAGGTTGCGCGGGGCCGACCTTCTCGGCGGCTGGCGGTTCATCCTCCGCGACCGCGCGCTGAGGCGCCTGTTCCTCAACTCGATCCTGGTCAGCGGCCTCATCATGGCTACCGCCCCGCTGCTGTCCGTCCTCCTGCTGGGCCAGTACCACTTCCCGGCCTGGCAGTACGGTCTTGCCTTCGGCATTCCGGCACTCGGCGGCTTCGTGGGCGCCCGCCTCTCCGCGCGCCTCGTGACCCGCTACGGCCGGCACCGGGTCATGATCGTCTCCGGCTGGCTGCGATCGCTCTTCCCGCTCGGCCTCGCGTTCGTCCGTCCGGGTATCCCCGGACTCCTCACCGTGATCATCGTCGAGGGCCTGCTGATCACCAGCATGGGCGTCTTCAACCCGATCTACGCGACAGAACGCCTGCGACGGACTCCCGCGGATCACACCGCCCGAGTCCTCAGTACCTGGAGTGCCATCAGCAAACTCCTGCAAGCCGCCCTGATGGTGATCTGGGGCATTCTCGCCACACTCACCAGCCCGCTCGCCGCGATCACCATGTCCGGCGTTCTCCTGCTCGCCACCCCGCTCCTACTGCCCAAACGGATACATCTGGCAAACAAGACCGCACCCGGACCGTCATGGACGCCGAGTTCGGCGGCCTGCGGACCGGGTGCGGGCAGGTAG